The candidate division WOR-3 bacterium genomic interval TATGAAGCCGGTTCACGCCCACTGCCAGTTCGATGAAGAGAGGGTTATTTTCTATTTTACAGCGCAGAAGCGGCTTGAATTCCGTAAGTTGCATCGCTATATCTCCCAGAAACTGAACAAGAGGGTGGTGATAAAACAGATCGGAAGTCGTGATTATTCAAAACTGTTCGGCGGCATCGGTCCCTGTGGAAGAAATTTGTGCTGCAGAACATTTTTAGGAGAATTGAAGTCGATATCCCTGCGTATGGCACGGGACCAAAAACTTTATGTCTCGCCGAGTAAAATATCAGGAATCTGCGGTAGGTTGCTCTGCTGCTTGAACTTTGAAGAAAATTTTTATACT includes:
- a CDS encoding signal peptidase II gives rise to the protein MNYRIEITPFRVEVCESDSAYSYDDIVVIKSKEGIDLGRVVKEEDEEIEEVYGKIIRKASPQDIEKRNELHEYEEFCLIELKRAVEEFKFAMKPVHAHCQFDEERVIFYFTAQKRLEFRKLHRYISQKLNKRVVIKQIGSRDYSKLFGGIGPCGRNLCCRTFLGELKSISLRMARDQKLYVSPSKISGICGRLLCCLNFEENFYTDFQKEKSESEEKQDESG